In the Populus trichocarpa isolate Nisqually-1 chromosome 1, P.trichocarpa_v4.1, whole genome shotgun sequence genome, one interval contains:
- the LOC18095918 gene encoding uncharacterized protein LOC18095918 isoform X1 — protein MWRDPGQPADSYYQVRPECTDVPKTRFKIKAGKTLSPRKWQAAFTPEGYLDISKTLSRIYRGGIHPSIRGEVWEFLLGCYDPKSTFDERDEIRQRRRIQYIRWKEECRQIFPVVGSGRFITAPVITEDGQPIQEPLVILETNQDRGPSAETGNADGNGTNQSRINASCSEMVRDLTSHGPLDQKVIQWLLTLHQIGLDVHRTDRTLVFYEKQENLSKLWDILAVYARIDTDVGYCQGMSDLCSPMIMLLEDEADAFWCFERLMRRLRGNFRCTESSVGVETQLSNLAEITQVVDPKLHQHLDALGGGDYLFAFRMLMVLFRREFSFCDSLYLWEMMWALEYDPDLFSVYEEPELNGEKAEGSKGRTKSIRHYGKFERENMKNGAVNSESPLPISIFLVASVLKDKSSTLLQEARGLDDVVKILNDMTGNLDAKKACSSAMKLHKKYLKKAKKP, from the exons ATGTGGAGAGATCCTGGACAGCCTGCTGATTCATATTATCAGGTCCGGCCTGAATGCACGGATGTTCCAAAAACCAGATTCAAAATCAAG GCAGGTAAAACTCTAAGTCCAAGGAAATGGCAGGCTGCATTTACACCAGAAGGATACCTGGATATAAGCAAGACCCTTAGTCGAATCTACCGTGGG GGGATCCATCCATCAATTAGAGGAGAAGTTTGGGAATTTTTACTTGGCTGTTATGACCCTAAGAGTACATTTGATGAACGAGATGAGATACGGCAGCGCAGAAG GATACAATATATTAGGTGGAAAGAAGAGTGCCGCCAAATATTTCCTGTTGTTGGAAGTGGCAGATTTATTACAGCGCCTGTAATCACTGAAGATGGTCAGCCCATTCAAGAACCGTTAGTAATATTAGAAACAAATCAAGACAGAGGCCCCTCTGCTGAAACTGGCAATGCAGATGGCAATGGCACAAATCAATCAAGAATAAATGCTTCCTGTTCAGAAATGGTGAGAGATCTTACTAGCCATGGTCCTTTGGACCAGAAAGTGATCCAATGGCTGCTCACCTTGCATCAAATAG GTCTCGATGTGCATCGCACTGACAGGACATTGGTGTTTTATGAGAAGCAAGAGAACTTGTCAAAACTTTGGGACATTCTAGCTGTTTATGCCAGGATTGATACAGATGTCGGCTATTGTCAAG GAATGAGTGATCTTTGCTCACCCATGATAATGCTGCTTGAAGATGAAGCTGATGCATTTTGGTGTTTTGAACGATTGATGCGCAGATTG CGAGGAAATTTCAGATGCACTGAGAGCTCTGTTGGAGTGGAGACACAACTTAGTAATTTGGCCGAAATTACTCAGGTTGTCGATCCAAAACTTCATCAGCATTTAG ATGCACTTGGTGGAGGCGACTATTTATTTGCTTTCCGTATGCTCATGGTTTTGTTCCGCCGAGAATTTTCATTTTGTGATTCACTCTACCTTTGGGAG ATGATGTGGGCCCTTGAATACGACCCTGATTTGTTCTCTGTATATGAAGAGCCGGAATTGAATGGTGAGAAAGCTGAGGGGTCTAAGGGAAGAACCAAGTCAATACGGCACTATGGGAAGTTCGAAagggaaaatatgaaaaatgggGCAGTGAATTCTGAAAGCCCCCTTCCCATCTCTATTTTCCTTGTTGCCAGTGTATTAAAAGATAAGAGCTCTACGCTTTTGCAGGAGGCTCGGGGCCTGGATGACGTTGTCAAG ATATTGAATGACATGACTGGAAATTTAGATGCCAAGAAAGCATGCAGCAGTGCTATGAAACTTcacaagaaatatttaaaaaag GCGAAGAAGCCATAG
- the LOC18095918 gene encoding uncharacterized protein LOC18095918 isoform X2 translates to MRYGSAEGSLFSALHKCNIWATNHRRGSGSTYLVQSKIQYIRWKEECRQIFPVVGSGRFITAPVITEDGQPIQEPLVILETNQDRGPSAETGNADGNGTNQSRINASCSEMVRDLTSHGPLDQKVIQWLLTLHQIGLDVHRTDRTLVFYEKQENLSKLWDILAVYARIDTDVGYCQGMSDLCSPMIMLLEDEADAFWCFERLMRRLRGNFRCTESSVGVETQLSNLAEITQVVDPKLHQHLDALGGGDYLFAFRMLMVLFRREFSFCDSLYLWEMMWALEYDPDLFSVYEEPELNGEKAEGSKGRTKSIRHYGKFERENMKNGAVNSESPLPISIFLVASVLKDKSSTLLQEARGLDDVVKILNDMTGNLDAKKACSSAMKLHKKYLKKAKKP, encoded by the exons ATGAGATACGGCAGCGCAGAAGGTAGTCTGTTTTCTGCTCTTCACAAGTGTAACATATGGGCAACAAACCACAGAAGAGGATCAGGATCTACTTATTTAGTTCAATCAAA GATACAATATATTAGGTGGAAAGAAGAGTGCCGCCAAATATTTCCTGTTGTTGGAAGTGGCAGATTTATTACAGCGCCTGTAATCACTGAAGATGGTCAGCCCATTCAAGAACCGTTAGTAATATTAGAAACAAATCAAGACAGAGGCCCCTCTGCTGAAACTGGCAATGCAGATGGCAATGGCACAAATCAATCAAGAATAAATGCTTCCTGTTCAGAAATGGTGAGAGATCTTACTAGCCATGGTCCTTTGGACCAGAAAGTGATCCAATGGCTGCTCACCTTGCATCAAATAG GTCTCGATGTGCATCGCACTGACAGGACATTGGTGTTTTATGAGAAGCAAGAGAACTTGTCAAAACTTTGGGACATTCTAGCTGTTTATGCCAGGATTGATACAGATGTCGGCTATTGTCAAG GAATGAGTGATCTTTGCTCACCCATGATAATGCTGCTTGAAGATGAAGCTGATGCATTTTGGTGTTTTGAACGATTGATGCGCAGATTG CGAGGAAATTTCAGATGCACTGAGAGCTCTGTTGGAGTGGAGACACAACTTAGTAATTTGGCCGAAATTACTCAGGTTGTCGATCCAAAACTTCATCAGCATTTAG ATGCACTTGGTGGAGGCGACTATTTATTTGCTTTCCGTATGCTCATGGTTTTGTTCCGCCGAGAATTTTCATTTTGTGATTCACTCTACCTTTGGGAG ATGATGTGGGCCCTTGAATACGACCCTGATTTGTTCTCTGTATATGAAGAGCCGGAATTGAATGGTGAGAAAGCTGAGGGGTCTAAGGGAAGAACCAAGTCAATACGGCACTATGGGAAGTTCGAAagggaaaatatgaaaaatgggGCAGTGAATTCTGAAAGCCCCCTTCCCATCTCTATTTTCCTTGTTGCCAGTGTATTAAAAGATAAGAGCTCTACGCTTTTGCAGGAGGCTCGGGGCCTGGATGACGTTGTCAAG ATATTGAATGACATGACTGGAAATTTAGATGCCAAGAAAGCATGCAGCAGTGCTATGAAACTTcacaagaaatatttaaaaaag GCGAAGAAGCCATAG